Proteins encoded in a region of the Globicephala melas chromosome 1, mGloMel1.2, whole genome shotgun sequence genome:
- the LOC115847038 gene encoding histone H2A type 2-C: MSGRGKQGGKARAKAKSRSSRAGLQFPVGRVHRLLRKGNYAERVGAGAPVYMAAVLEYLTAEILELAGNAARDNKKTRIIPRHLQLAIRNDEELNKLLGKVTIAQGGVLPNIQAVLLPKKTESHKAKSK; this comes from the coding sequence ATGTCTGGCCGCGGAAAGCAAGGAGGCAAGGCCCGCGCCAAGGCCAAGTCGCGCTCGTCCCGCGCAGGTCTGCAGTTCCCGGTGGGGCGAGTGCACCGCCTGCTACGCAAAGGCAACTACGCCGAGCGGGTGGGGGCCGGCGCGCCTGTCTACATGGCGGCAGTCCTCGAGTACCTGACCGCCGAAATCCTGGAGCTGGCGGGCAACGCGGCCCGAGACAACAAGAAGACGCGCATCATCCCTCGTCACCTGCAGCTGGCCATCCGCAACGACGAGGAACTGAACAAGCTATTGGGCAAAGTCACCATCGCCCAGGGTGGCGTTTTGCCCAACATCCAGGCCGTTCTATTACCAAAGAAAACTGAAAGCCACAAAGCCAAAAGCAAATAA
- the H2BC21 gene encoding histone H2B type 2-E, translating into MPEPAKSAPAPKKGSKKAVTKAQKKDGKKRKRSRKESYSIYVYKVLKQVHPDTGISSKAMGIMNSFVNDIFERIAGEASRLAHYNKRSTITSREIQTAVRLLLPGELAKHAVSEGTKAVTKYTSSK; encoded by the coding sequence ATGCCTGAACCGGCAAAATCCGCTCCCGCGCCCAAGAAGGGCTCGAAGAAAGCTGTCACCAAAGCTCAGAAAAAGGACGGCAAAAAGCGCAAGCGCAGTCGCAAGGAGAGCTATTCCATCTACGTGTACAAAGTGCTGAAACAGGTGCACCCGGATACCGGCATCTCGTCCAAGGCCATGGGCATCATGAACTCGTTCGTCAACGACATCTTCGAGCGCATCGCGGGCGAAGCGTCGCGCCTGGCGCATTACAACAAGCGCTCGACCATCACTTCCCGGGAGATCCAGACGGCCGTGCGCCTGCTGCTGCCCGGCGAGCTGGCCAAGCACGCCGTGTCCGAGGGCACCAAGGCGGTCACCAAGTACACCAGCTCCAAGTGA
- the H2AC21 gene encoding histone H2A type 2-B — translation MSGRGKQGGKARAKAKSRSSRAGLQFPVGRVHRLLRKGNYAERVGAGAPVYLAAVLEYLTAEILELAGNAARDNKKTRIIPRHLQLAVRNDEELNKLLGGVTIAQGGVLPNIQAVLLPKKTESHKPGKNK, via the coding sequence ATGTCAGGACGCGGAAAGCAGGGAGGCAAAGCTCGGGCCAAGGCCAAGTCGCGCTCGTCCCGCGCAGGCCTTCAGTTCCCCGTGGGGCGAGTGCACCGCCTGCTGCGCAAAGGCAACTACGCCGAGCGAGTGGGGGCTGGCGCGCCGGTGTACCTGGCGGCTGTGCTGGAGTACCTGACAGCGGAAATCCTGGAGCTGGCCGGCAACGCGGCCCGAGACAATAAGAAGACGCGCATCATCCCTCGCCATTTGCAACTAGCCGTGAGAAATGATGAAGAGCTCAACAAGTTACTCGGGGGTGTCACAATTGCCCAGGGCGGCGTCTTGCCCAATATCCAGGCAGTCTTGTTGCCCAAGAAAACGGAGAGTCACAAGCCTGGCAAGAATAAGTAA